In the Chryseobacterium sp. MYb264 genome, one interval contains:
- a CDS encoding metallophosphoesterase has translation MKIQIISDLHQEFGITDLSFDKADVVVLAGDTNLGIKGIEWVKTNIPNKPVIYILGNHEYYKGSYPKTLNKIKASAQDSNIHVLENSFVDIEDIRFHGATLWTDFSIFGDPRYYGMICQSKMNDYKKITRDPSYSKMRTVDTFKIHQFSKIWLQESLENSKDLKNIVVTHHAPSIQSVPEEYKEDPITSAYASNLEDFINEHQPLFWIHGHIHTPSQYKIGNTEIICNPHGYIDEKYNGYNKELIIEV, from the coding sequence ATGAAAATTCAAATCATCAGCGATCTCCATCAGGAATTCGGTATCACAGATTTATCTTTCGATAAAGCAGATGTAGTTGTTTTGGCGGGAGATACCAATTTAGGAATCAAAGGAATTGAATGGGTAAAAACTAATATTCCCAACAAACCTGTGATTTATATTCTCGGCAATCATGAATATTATAAAGGTTCTTATCCAAAAACGCTGAATAAAATAAAAGCCTCCGCACAGGATTCAAATATTCATGTGCTGGAAAATTCTTTTGTAGATATTGAAGATATTCGTTTTCATGGCGCAACTTTATGGACTGATTTTTCCATTTTCGGAGACCCAAGATATTACGGAATGATATGTCAATCGAAAATGAATGATTATAAAAAGATTACGCGGGATCCGTCTTATTCAAAGATGAGGACCGTTGATACGTTTAAAATTCATCAGTTTTCAAAAATTTGGTTACAGGAAAGTCTGGAAAATTCAAAAGATTTAAAAAATATTGTGGTTACCCATCATGCACCAAGTATTCAGTCAGTTCCGGAAGAATATAAAGAAGATCCTATCACTTCAGCCTATGCTTCAAATTTAGAAGATTTCATCAATGAACATCAACCATTATTTTGGATTCACGGACATATTCATACGCCCTCGCAATACAAAATCGGCAATACCGAAATCATCTGCAATCCCCACGGCTATATCGATGAAAAGTACAATGGTTACAACAAAGAATTGATTATTGAGGTCTAG
- a CDS encoding MFS transporter, producing the protein MNSRKNIILILASIGTFVEALDIAIINLTIPSIQEQFNINASTVQWLQTLYVLFFGGFLIIGGKLSDQIGRKKIFLIGGLIFMLTSLGAGLSTSFETLAIFRALQGLGAAFIMPSAMSIVTNTFREEQERNKAVGIFSSFAAIGSGSGLSIGGIITTYLSWHWVFLINVPILFFTLILSYQFLPKDERNEKPQNTDFVSGILLVLGLLSLTYGTHELIQIKEHPFLIIGSLALSVLLLGLVFYRLKTISQPLIDLQLVKQRSLMVANIVFFTLGAFFIGFLFLISLMLQKDMHHSSASAGLLLVPFSILSALVSKFVLPHISKRLNPTKLGILGWSFMLLGSSLLFISVYTGHPLAIVLLGAACISGIGMTFCFTGLSILGIQDIQPSHYGVASSLSTTSYFLGAGIGLSFMTLMSQIFPSEFAVGSLSLEILIGYAVIALGILAYLIVKETKIKKAAMAVS; encoded by the coding sequence ATGAACTCAAGGAAAAATATCATTTTAATACTGGCATCAATTGGGACATTTGTGGAGGCTTTGGATATTGCCATTATTAATTTAACGATTCCTTCCATTCAGGAACAGTTCAACATCAATGCTTCTACCGTACAATGGTTACAGACCTTGTATGTATTGTTTTTTGGAGGTTTTTTGATTATTGGCGGTAAACTGTCTGATCAAATCGGACGAAAAAAGATTTTCCTGATTGGCGGATTGATCTTTATGCTGACCTCACTGGGAGCCGGATTATCTACCAGTTTTGAAACTTTAGCTATTTTCAGAGCGTTACAGGGATTGGGCGCAGCTTTCATCATGCCGTCTGCGATGTCGATTGTCACCAATACTTTCAGAGAAGAGCAGGAGAGGAATAAAGCAGTGGGGATTTTCAGTTCTTTTGCGGCGATCGGTTCGGGAAGCGGATTGTCAATTGGCGGAATTATTACCACGTATTTAAGCTGGCACTGGGTATTTCTCATCAATGTTCCCATTCTTTTCTTTACCCTGATTTTGTCTTATCAGTTTTTACCGAAAGACGAAAGAAATGAAAAACCTCAGAATACCGATTTCGTCTCAGGAATCTTATTAGTATTGGGATTATTGAGTTTAACTTACGGAACACACGAATTGATTCAGATCAAAGAACATCCGTTCTTGATTATCGGATCTTTAGCATTATCTGTTCTTTTGTTAGGATTGGTTTTCTATCGATTAAAAACAATTTCCCAACCCTTGATTGATCTTCAATTGGTAAAACAAAGATCGTTGATGGTTGCCAATATTGTTTTCTTCACGTTGGGAGCATTTTTTATCGGATTTTTATTCCTGATTTCCCTGATGTTGCAGAAAGATATGCATCACAGTTCGGCATCGGCGGGCTTACTCTTGGTTCCATTTAGTATTTTATCGGCGTTGGTTTCAAAGTTTGTATTGCCGCATATTTCCAAAAGACTAAATCCTACAAAGCTTGGTATTTTGGGCTGGTCATTCATGTTGTTGGGCTCATCATTACTGTTCATTTCTGTGTACACAGGGCATCCATTAGCAATTGTTTTATTGGGAGCTGCCTGTATTTCAGGAATCGGAATGACGTTCTGTTTCACGGGTTTATCAATTTTAGGAATTCAGGACATTCAGCCTTCCCATTACGGAGTCGCATCAAGTTTAAGTACCACAAGCTACTTTTTAGGAGCAGGAATTGGATTGTCTTTTATGACATTAATGAGTCAGATCTTCCCTTCAGAATTTGCTGTAGGAAGCCTAAGTCTGGAAATCCTGATCGGATATGCCGTTATCGCATTGGGAATTTTAGCCTATCTGATTGTAAAAGAAACTAAAATAAAAAAAGCCGCTATGGCTGTTTCATAA
- a CDS encoding Lrp/AsnC family transcriptional regulator produces the protein MATENYTLDEKDLSILRLLQKDAKLSVRDISARINLSPTPTHERIKRMEKAGIIKEYTTVLDRKKVNKGMMVICMIALNVHNKKMAGQFIEEVSKLKEVVEFYNISGDFDFMLKILAPNMDEFHEFFVNKLSEIEGIGQTKSIFVMNSIKESVQIL, from the coding sequence ATGGCTACAGAAAATTATACGCTTGACGAAAAAGATCTTTCAATCCTGAGGCTTTTACAGAAAGATGCCAAACTGAGTGTACGGGATATTTCAGCAAGAATCAATCTTAGTCCGACACCTACACACGAACGTATTAAACGAATGGAAAAAGCCGGAATTATTAAAGAATATACGACTGTTCTCGACCGTAAAAAGGTAAATAAAGGCATGATGGTAATCTGTATGATTGCATTAAATGTTCACAATAAAAAAATGGCGGGACAGTTCATTGAAGAAGTCAGCAAACTGAAGGAAGTGGTTGAATTTTATAATATCAGTGGGGATTTTGATTTTATGCTAAAAATTCTGGCTCCGAATATGGATGAATTTCATGAGTTTTTCGTGAATAAACTTTCTGAAATTGAAGGAATCGGACAAACGAAGAGTATTTTTGTGATGAACAGCATTAAGGAAAGCGTGCAAATTTTGTAG